The genome window CGAGTGCACCTGCATATGGACACCGGCATGACGCGGGGCGGAGTGCCCCTGGCGGACTGGGCGGAGCTGCTGCAGGTGGCGCGTACGGGCCGAGGGTGCGTGGAGGTCGTCGGGGTCATGGGACACCTGCCGCGCGCCGACGACGCCGACCCCGCTCTCAACGCCCCCGCGGTGCTGCGGATGCGTCAGGCCCGGGATGCCGTGCTGCGCGCCGGGTTCGGTCCGCTCCTTGTACACCTCGCCGCGACATCCGGCACGCTGACCGACGCGGCGACGCACTTCGACCTCGTGCGGGTCGGCGCGGGTCTCGTGGGCATCGATCCGTCCGAGACCGTGTCGTTGCACGGGGCGGCGCGATTGACGGCGTCCGTCGTGCACAGCAGCGTCGTGCCCGCAGGTACGGCGGTGGGCTACAGCGGCGCGTTCGTGACGGAGCGCACCAGCCGTCTGAGCGTGATCGGGGTCGGGTATGCCGACGGCATTCCGCGCGAGCTTCTGGCGGGGGCGAGCGTGGCGATCGACGGCACCCGCTGCCCGATCGTCGGACGGGTGTCGATGGATCAGATCGTCGTCGACACGGGCGATGCCATCGTGCCGCGGGGCGCCACCGCGGTCGTGTTCGGCCCCGAGGGCGGAGCGGTGCCGAGCGTGCAGGAGTGGGCGCGGTGGGCGGGGAGCATCCCCCACACGATCGTCACGGGTGTCGGCGCTCGGGTCGAGAGGGCGATCGCGTGAGGGTGCTCGTCATCGGAGGAGGGCAGAACGCCGAGCACGACGTCTCACTCGCCTCTGCCGCGGCGGTCGCCGAGGCATTGGGCGTCGGCGGATACGAGGTCGACACGGTGACGATCTCGCGCGACGGGATCTGGGAGGTGGCGGGCGTCTCGGAGGGTGCCACCGCCGCCTTCTCCCTGGCTCTCGCGATGCGGCTGCTCGCGGAGGCCGACGTCGTATTCCCCGCAGTGCATGGAGCACTCGGGGAAGACGGCGTGCTCGCGGCGCTGTGTGCGCTGGCGGGAGTTCGAGTGGTCGGATCGGGGCCTCGGGTCGGGGCTATCGGCATGGACAAGTGGGCGACGAAGCTCGTCGCCGAGGCAGCGGGGCTGCGCACTGCCCGCGGACGCCTGATCGATGCGGCGGACTGCGGGGACGCCGAGTTCGACGGCCCGGTGGTCGTCAAACCGGTGTCGGCGGGCTCGAGCTATGGCGTCTCGCTGGTGCGCGACGCGGATGAGCTCGGAGCTGCGCTGCAGGAGGCGGCGCGGTTCGACCGCCGCATCCTCGTCGAGGAGGTCGTGCAGGGACGCGAGATCGACGTCGCGGTGATCCGGGAGCCCAGCGGGGTGCGGTGGGCGGCTCCGCCGCTGGAGATCCACGCGTCAGGGCTCTTCGACACCGCCATGAAATACGACGGCAGCGCACGGTTCACGGTGCCGGCTCGGCTCTCGGAGGACGATGCGACCGCGCTCCGTCGGGCCGCCCTGACGATGTTCGATGCGCTCGGCTGCGCCGGCGTCGCCAGGATGGACTTCTTCCTCACGGCGGAGGGGCCGGTGCTGAACGAGATCAACACGATGCCGGGGCTGACCGCGGCATCGCAGGTCCCGCGCATGTTCGCGGCGGCCGACGTGTCATACGTCGACCTGGTGTCGCGCCTCGTGCGCGCCGCCGAGGTGCCGGGGCGGTGACCGCGCGCGTCGGCTGGCCTGATGTCGCGAAGGGCGTCTGCATCATCCTGGTGGTGCTGTGGCATGTGGTCACCAAACACGCGATCGAGGTCGAGGGGGCGGGGCCGATCACCGACGCCTGGGCGACGCTCAACGCCCAGCTGCTCCCATTGCGGATGCCGCTGTTCTTCCTGATCTCGGGGATGTTCGCCGGGAGCGCCGTGAATGCGCCGGCCGGGGTCTCGTGGCGTCGCCGCGCAGGGCGTCTCGCCGCGGTCTACGTCATCTGGGTCGTGATCCAGACGTTCGTGCTCGCGTGGACGCCGGACTTTGACACGGCGAGGGCCGAAAACGGATGGCAGCTGCTCGCGCAGCTCACCATCAGCCCGACGAACCTCTGGTACCTGCTGGCGCTCGCGGTGTATCTCCTGATCGCGCGCGTGGTTCGTCACGTGCCGACCGCGGTGGTGCTGCCCGTCGCGTTCGCGATCGCCGCGATCGCCGCCGCGGGACTCATCCCGGATCTGGGCAACCTGTGGCAGCTCGTGCAGAACCTTCTCTTCTTCCTTGCGGGCCTTCGGCTGAGGTCGAGCATCGAGCGCTTCGCCGCGGCATCCGGGCCCCTCCGCACTGTCATGCTCGGAGCGGCATATGTCGGCGCGGTCGGTGCCGTGGGGGTGCTGGGCATGCGGCAGTGGCCGGGCGTCTGGCCGATGCTCGCGATCGTCGCGGTCGCGTTCGGCGTCGCGGCGTGCTCTCTGCTCGACCGTCATGCGGGGGTGATCGCCCGCCCGCTGCGCCGGATCGGCCGGCGGACGCTGCCGATCTATGTGATCCATATGATCCCGCTGGCGCTGATCGACGGTGCCCTCCGAGGCTCGGGCTGGGTCGCGACCCCGGCGGTGGAGGTCGCCTGGCCGATCGTGCTCACGGCCGTCGTGATCGCGATCTGCCTCGCGGTGCACGCGGGGCTCGTGCGTGTGGGGCTCGGGGTGCTGTTCGATCCGCTGCTTCTCGTCGACCGCGTGGCTGCTGCCCGGACGGCTGGCTGATACCCCTGGCGGTTGAGGTCCGGGCGGCTGCGGTCGGGGCGGTTGAGGTCCGGACGGCTGGCTGAGCCCCGCCCGGCTGACTCCGCAGGCGGCAACGGTCAGCCAATCGGGCGAAAGTCAGCCATCCGAGCGAGTCAGAGTCGATCGACGCCCGTCACCGTGACGACAGCGGCGCCCTCCTCGTCGGAGGCGGCGAGGTCGACCGTGGCCGAGATGCCCCAGTCGTGGTCGCCGGCCGGGTCGTCGAGGATCTGACGCACGGTCCACTCGGTGGCGCCTTCTGTGAGGAGCAGCAGCTGCGAGCTGCGGGCGTTCGCGCCGGTGAGGATCTCGTCGTGATCCGCGAAGTATCCGTCGAGCGCGTCAGACCACGCATCCGCGCCGAACGACGGATCGAGCTCGGCGAGGGCGGTGACATCCTCGCGAGCCGCGAGCTGCACCCGGCGGAACAGCTCGTTGCGTACGAGGGTGCGGAACGCCCGCACGTTCGAGGTGAGGCGCTTGGGGGCCGGCGGGACGATCGGCTCCTCGTCGGGATCCTGCAGCACCCCGTTCACGAGCTCCTCCCACTCGTCGAGCAGACTCGAGTCGACCTGGCGCACGAGTTCGCCGAGCCATTCGATGAGGTCGCGCAGATCCTCGTCTTTCGCCTCTTCGGGAATCGTCTGCGAGGCCGCCCGATACGCGTCCGAGAGATAGCGCAGCACCACACCCTCGGAGCGCGCGATCTTGTAGAACGCGACATATTCTCCGAACGACATGGCTCGCTCGTACATGTCGCGCACGACGGACTTCGGATGCAGTTCGAAGTCGCGGATCCACGGCTGGGCCGCACTGAACGTCTCGAACGCGGCGCTCAGCAGCTCGTCGAGCGGCTTCGGATAGGTGATCTCCTCGAGCAGCTCCATACGCTCGTCGTACTCGATGCCCTCGCGCTTCATGACGGCGACGGCTTCGCCGCGCGCCTGGAACTCCTGCTGGCCGAGGATGGCGCGGGGGTCGTCGAGCGTCGATTCGACGATCGAGATCATGTCGAGGGCGTACGAGCCTGTGCCCGTGCCGGCCGAGGGATCGGGGTCGAGCAGGTCGAACGCCGCGAGGGCGAACGGCGACAGCGGCTGGTTCAGGGCGAAGTTCGGCTGCAGATCGACCGTGAGGCGGATCTCGCCGTCATCCGTCTGCTCGACGACGCCCGACTCGAGCAGTGTCCGGTAGATGCCGATGGCGCGCAGCGCGAGCTCACGCTGCCTCTTGCGAGGCTCGTGGTTGTCGTAGACGAGGGCCCGCATATTGCCGAAGACGTCGCCGCCGCGGCCGATCACGTTGAGCATCATGGCGCTCGTGATCTGCATGTGCGAGGTCAGCGTCTCGGGTTCGGCGTCGATCAGCTTGCGGAACGACGGCTCTCCCCACGAGACGAAGCCGTCGGGCGCTTTCTTGCGGACGATCTTGCGCTTCTTCTTCGGATCGTCGCCGGCCTTCTTGATCGCGGCGACGTTCTCGCTCTCGTGCTCGGGCGCCTGCGCGACGACCGTGCCGGCGGTGTCGAACCCCGCGCGTCCTGCACGCCCCGCGATCTGGTGGAACTCGCGGGCGCTGAGCTGCCGCATCCGGGTGCCGTCGAACTTGGTCAGGGCCGTCAGCAGCACCGTGCGGATGGGCACGTTGATGCCGACGCCGAGGGTGTCGGTGCCGCAGATCACGCGCAGCAGGCCGCGCTGGGCCAGCTGCTCGACGAGGCGCCGGTACTTCGGCAGCATCCCGGCATGGTGAACGCCGATGCCGGCCCGGAGGAACCTCGAGAGGGTCTTGCCGAAGGCTGTGGTGAATCGGAATCCGCCGATCAGGGCCGCGATCTCGTCGCGCTGCTCGCGCGTGGCGACCTTGGTGCTCGACAGCGCCTGCGCCCGTTCCATCGCCGCCGCCTGCGAGAAGTGCACGACGTAGATCGGGGCCTGGCCGGTGCCGAGCAGATCGTCGATCGTCTCGTGGATCGGCGTGGTCTCGTAGAAGTAGTGCAGCGGCACGGGACGCTCGACGCCCGTGACGGATGCCGTGTCGCGGCCTGTCCTGCGGGTGAGGTCGCTCGACAGCTGCGAGACATCGCCGAGCGTCGCGGACATCAGGATGAACTGCGCCTGTGGCAGCTCGAGCAGCGGCACCTGCCACGCCCACCCGCGGTCCGGGTCGGCGTAGAAGTGGAACTCGTCCATGACGACCTGGTGCACCGCGGCATCCGTGCCCTGGCGCAGTGCGAGGTTCGCGAGGATCTCCGCCGTGCAGCAGATGATCGGCGCATCGGGGTTGACCGACGAGTCGCCCGTGATCATGCCGACGTTCGAGGCGCCGAAGACGTCGACGAGCGCGAAGAACTTCTCACTCACCAGGGCCTTGATCGGAGCCGTGTAGAACGAGCGGCGGCCCTCGACGAGCGCGGCGAAGTGCGCCCCGACCGCGACGAGCGACTTGCCGGTGCCGGTGGGCGTCGAGAGGATCAGGTTGTTGCCCGAGACGATCTCGATGACAGCCTCGTCCTGCGCGGGGTAGAGACTGATGCCGGTCGACTCCGCCCACTCGACGAATGCCGTGTAGACGGCATCCGCATCGGATCCGTCGGTCAGCGTGGTGTGGTCGAGGATCGCAGGCATGGTCTGTCGATCATCCCACCTCCGGCACGGGCGAACCTCGTGCAGTACTCGGCAGGGAATCGTCCGATGCGGCCGAGACCACCGGATTCGAGCGGTCAGCACGATCTCATGCTGAATTGTGAACGCCTCAGACCGAGGTCGCGGCGCGCAGCGCGATGCGGATCATGTCGCCGAACGTCTGCTCGCGCTCCTGGGCGGTGGTCTGCTCGCCCGTGACGATGTGATCCGACACCGTGCAGATGGCCAGGGCGCGGCGCCCGTGGAACGCCGCGAGGGTGTACAGCCCTGCGGCCTCCATCTCGACGCCGAGTGCGCCGTGCTGCACGAACGGCTCGGTGAGCTCGGGGCGCGTGCTGTAGAACTGGTCGCTCGAGAACAGCAGGCCCACGTGCACGGCGGCGTCGAGGGGCTCGGCCTCGCTCGCCTCGACCGCGGCACGCAGCAGGCCGAAGTCCGCCACGGGCGCGTAGTCGAGACCGTGGAACCGCACCCGGTTGATCCCCGAATCGGTGCAGGCGCCGTTGGCGATGATGATGTCGCGCACCTTCAGCTTCTCGGTCAGAGCGCCGCACGAGCCGACGCGCACGATGGTCTGCACGTCGTACTCCTCGAACAGCTCGTTCGCGTAGATCGCCATCGACGGCTGGCCCATGCCCGAACCCTGTACAGACACGCGGTGGCCCTCCCAGGTGCCGGTGTAGCCCAGCATCCCGCGGGTCTCGGAGTACAGCTCGGCATCGTCGAGGAAGGTCTCGGCGATCCACTTCGCCCGCAGCGGGTCGCCCGGGAACAGGACGATGGGGGCGATCTGACCGGGCTCTGCGGCGATGTGCGTGCTCATGGATTCAGCGTACTGACGCCGCTGATGAGGACGCTCAGCCCTCGCGCCGCCGCACGATCTCGCCGATCCAGATCGGCGCGAACGGCGAGGTGCAGCCCGGTGCCGTCGGGTAGTCGGCGAGCACCTGCAGGCGCTCGCCGATCTCGAGCGCCCTCGCGCGCAGCTCGGGGTGGAAGATGCCGATGTTCGCGAGCGTCTCGTTCATCGACCACTGCAGGCGCTTCGGAGCATCCTGCAGATCGCGCTCGATCAAGTCGAGCAGGTGCTCGAGGTCGAGGCCGTCGGCGTCCTTCGCGACGCGCACGGTCGTGAGCGACCACGCCGCGGCGGCGACCGTCGGGTCGGAGTCGCCGAACCAGCGCAGGCGCAGCTCTTCGGCGAGCGGCGTCTTCTTGGCGACGTAGTTGACGAACCAGTCGTTGACCTTGGGCGCGTGCGTCTGCCGCAGCATCGCGTCGAGCTCGTCGGCGGTGAACTCGCGGGGCTTGCAGACGAGCAGGGCGAGCAGACGTGCACCGGTGTCGCCCGTCGCCCACAGCTCCTTCGCGAGGGGCTGATCGGTCTTGATGCGCTTGGCCACCCCGCGGAGCCGGCTGAGGTTCATGCCGTGGTCGTCGCCCCGCTTCTCGTTCGCGGCGCGCATCTTCGGATCCTCGATCGCGGCCAGCTCGGCCAGTGCTTCGGCGACGGTCATGTCGGACATGCCTCCAGGGTAGGCCTCGAGCCGCCGTGTCAAGGCCCGGGTCTGAGCGAGAGATCTCGACGTAGCCTCGCCCCCACGCAGCCCGAACGCCGACGAGAGGAACGCGCATGAGCAACGACAGCAACGACATCAGCACCGAGCAGTCGCCCGGACCCGAGGAGAACGACAATCTCGGAGCCGAGGACAACAAGGGCGAGCCGCCCACGGTGGTCCCGTCAGCGCCGGCTTCCGACGACGACGGCGACGTTCTTGCCGACGACCCCGACGACGACTGACACCGCGGTCGCGTTCACAACTCAGCATGAGTTCCGCGAAGGGCTCGAAATAGGGCCGAAACGGCACACCGACGTCAGTCTGTGCTGAGTTGTGAACGCGCGCTCGCGCTCACTCCTCCTCGACGAGCTCCCCGCGGATGCGCCGGAGGTCTTCCATCAGCGACCCGATCAGGATCCAGTGGGTCGACGACGGCGGCCGGATGACGAGCGGCGCCGTGAGCGCGGGGATCGCCGAGGTCAGGGTCTCGGGTTCGGGTGACACGTCCGCGATCTGCACGGCCAGCCGCACGTCGTGCCCCGCACGCCGCAGCTGCTCGGCGATCGCCGTGACGGCGGGCTCCTGGCCGATCGAGTCGTCGTAGTGGTCGAAGTACGCGCGGGTCATCCCGATGGTCTGCGTCACGATCGGCGACAGTCGTTCGAGCAGCGCCCGCATCTCGCGGAGCTCATCGCGGTGCGTCGAGCGACGCGGATTCAGGGTGAGCGACTCCTCGCCCGCCGCGATGGAGGCCTCAGCGGCATCCTTCATCGGGCGCAGCAGTCGGGCCTCGAGCATGAGCTCCTGCAGCTTCGCGGGCGTCTGCGGTTCGGGCAGCGAGTCGGCCAGGCGGTCGAGGCTCGCGGCGAGCTCTGCGCCGAGCAGTCCGAGGTCGCGGCGGGCGGGGGCGACCAGCACCGGCGGCACGATCAGCGCGTTCACGACGATGCCGATGACCACGCCGATCAGGGTCTCGAAGATGCGCGCGATCGCATAGTCGGGTGTCGAACCGAGGGCGAGCACGAGCATCGCCGAGATCGCGACCTGGTTGCCGGTGCCAGGGGTGGCACGGAACGCCCATGCGACGAGCATGGCCACGACGATCGCGAGCAGCACGATCCAGCTGGGCGAACCGAGCAGAAGGCCGAGCGCGACGGCGATCACGACGCCGACGATCACGCCGATGCTGCGCTCCAGCGCCTTCGACAGCGACTGGTTGACGCTGGGCTGCACGACCAGCAGTGCGGCGATCGCGGCGAACACGGGCAGCTGCCCCGGAACGACCCAGCCCGCGAGCAGCCACGCGGCGATCGTCGCTGCGGCGGACTTCACCACCTGCAGCAGGGGCGAGCGCTTCGAGGCGCGGATCGCGGCATGGATGCGCATGTACTCAAAGCTACTCGCGCGCATGCTCGGTCGCGGCGCCCTCGATGTCAACCCCATCGCGCATCCCAGGCGCATGCAGCGGAATGGGATCACAACGAACGACGAGCAGTGAGGAGCATCACATGGTGCAGATCATCGAGACCATCGACGTCCACGTTCCGATCGACGTCGCCTACAACCAGTGGACCCAGTTCGAGAGCTTCCCCGAGTTCCTCGACGAGGTCGAGTCCATCGTCCAGATCGACGACACCCACAACCGCTGGACCGTGAAGGTGGGCGGCGCGACGCGTGAGTTCGACGCCGAGATCACCGAGCAGCATCCTGATGAGCGGGTGGCGTGGAAGAGCGTCGGCGGCGACACGGAGCATGCCGGTGTCGTGACGTTCCACAAGATCGAGGACCTCACGACCCGCGTGACCGTGCAGATCGACTGGGAGCCCGAAGGCTTCCTCGAGAAGGTCGGCTCCCTCGTGGGCGCAGGCTCGCACGCGGTGAAGAAGGACCTGAAGAACTTCAAGGAGTTCATGGAGAAGCGCGGTGCCGAGACCGGTGCGTGGCGCGGTGACGTAGACGCCTGACACACCCAGGTGAGAGGCCCGAACGGCGGTAGTCCCCGCTGTCGTTCGGGCCTCGTGCTGTGCGCCGGGGCGGTCGGGGGCGCAAAGATAGGGCATCCTCCCGATGTCGGCGGGGCACCTCAGAGCGGAGCGTAGGGACATCCCAACCGAGGAGATGTCATGTACGAGCACCCCTATCTCGCCTACACGGTGACCGAGTACGAGCAGGAGCGGATCCAGCAGGCGGCCGAGCGCCGTCGCTTCATCGCCGAGCACGCCGACCAGATCGTCCCCCGCGCCGCAGGCCCGGTCCGACGAGCAGGACAGCGGATGCTGCGCGCCATCACCGGTGCCCGCACCGCCACGACGGATGCCTCCGCACCCGCCGACCGCCGGGCCGCCGCAGGGTGCGAACCGGTCGCAGCCCGGTGAGCGCTGCTCTGCCGACGGCAGACGCGTGGAGCGCCCTGAATGTCGGACGGGGGTGGGACGATGAATCCATGCCCCCGTCCGCTCCCAGCGCCGCGATGGTCGGCCGCGACGCCGAGCTCGCGATCGTGCGCGGGTTCTTCGACCAGGTGGTCGAGGGAGTCCCGGTCGCCGTTCTGGTCGAGGGCGAGGCGGGCATCGGCAAGTCGCGCCTGCTGCGCGAGTTCGGAGCCGAGGTGGCGAACCGCGCCGACGTCCACGTCGGCTGGTGCCTCGACCTCGGGGCATCGCGCACGCCGTTCGGACCGCTGACCGGCATCCTTCGCTCGATCGTCGCGCTCATGGGCGCCGATCGCGTGCGCGACCAGCTCGGCGTCGGTGTCGAGGCGCTGGGCATGCTGCTGCCCGAGCTCAATCCGACCGACCGGTCGCAGACCAGCCCCGATCGCCTGCGCGACGCGATCGCGTCGCTCATCGAGGCCGCCGCAGAGCTCGCTCCGCAGGTGCTGGTCGTCGAAGACCTGCACTGGGCCGACGAGTCGACCCTCGCGCTCCTCTCCTTCCTGCTCCGCACGCTGGCACGGGGCCGCATCCTGCTCGTCCTCACCTGCCGCACCGACGACGTGCGCCGGGGCGATGCCGTGAGCCGGTTCATCGGCGAGTCCACCCGTGCGCGCCTTCTCGAGCGGGTCACGGTCGAGAGGCTCGACACGGAATCCGTGCGACAGCTCGCCGAGTCGATCACCGGAGAGCCGCTCAGCGACACCGCGCTCGAGCGCATCCAGGAGCGGGCAGAGGGCGTGCCGTTCTTCGTCGAGGAGATCGCCGGCTGCTCGACAGGTCCTCTCCCCGGCAGCCTCCGAGACCTCCTGCTCGCCCGATTCGACCGGCTCGGCGACGATGCGAGGCGCGTCGTGCACGTCGTGTCGGGCGCCGAGCGTCCGCTCACGCATCCGCTCGTCACTCGGCTCGCCGGCCTTCCGGAGGCGCGACTCGACGAGGGGATCCGCGAGGCGACGCTCAGCGGCATCCTCGTCGTGGTCGACGACGACTACCGATTCCGGCATGCGCTGCTGCGCGAAGCCGTGCACGACGACCTGCTTCCCGGTGAGCGCGCTCGCCTGCACAGGGCGTACGCCGAGACGCTCGAAGAGAACGGCACCGGCACCGACAGCGGAGATCCCGCCGCGCTCGCCTACCACTGGCAGCTCGCGCAAGACGACCGTCGTGCGCTCGCCGCAGCCGTCACCGCGATGCTCGACGCCAAGTCGCGATTCGCCTTCGCGAGCGCCGCCCGATTCGGCGAGCTCGCCCTCGATCTGTGGATCCAGGTTCCCGACGCCGAGAGCGTCGTCGACATCGAGCGCTTCGAGCTGCTGCGCACCCTCGGCTCGGTGCTGCGCAACGCCGGAGACGGCGAGAGGGCGCTGGCCGTGGTCAACGTCGCCCTCGACGAGGTCGATCCCGCGACGGTCGATCCGCGCACGTACGCGAGGCTCCTGCGCGACAAGGCGTACTACCTGATGAATCTCGGGCGCGAAGGCTCGATCGCGCTGCTTCATGAGTCGCTCGAGGTGCTCGACGGCAGGGTCGACGACGATCGGCTCCGCGCATCGATCCTCAATCAGCTGGCGAGCAGATACATGATCGCGGGGCATCTCGATCAGGCGATCATGCTGGCGACCGAGGCCGGAGAGTGTGCGGTTCGCGCCGGGTCAGATGACGAGGCGTCGATCGCCGCGAACGTCCGGGGCGGCGCCCGCGCTCACCTCGGCGATCTCGAGGCCGGGCACCGCGAGTACGCACTCGCCCTGCGGCTGGCGAAGGGCACGAACGCCGAGATGCGGTATCGGGTGAACTACTCCGATCTGCTGGGGCTGCTCGGGCGCTACCGCGACGCGGTGCAGGTCGCTGAAGACGGCCTCGCCCCGGCGCGGGCGTTCGGCGTCGAGCGCACGACCGGTGCGCTGATGACGCAGAACATGGCGGTGCCCCTTCTCGAGATGGGTGAGATCGACCGCGTCGAGGGGATGCTGGCGCGCGAGCTCGCGCAGCGGACGCTGCGCATCTCACACATGTACTCCACGATGACGCGGGTCCGCGTGCTGTCGTGGCGAGGTCGGCATGAGCAGGCGGCCGAGATACTGCGCGAATGGCATCCGTCGTTCGAAGAGACCGGACGCGTCGAACGGCAGATCTGGTACGACGAGGTCATGATGCGCGTCGCCGTCGCCGAAGGGCGGGGCGATCACGCGCGAGCGCTCGCCGAAGTGAGAGCGATGCTGGCGGACGCCGGCCCCGTGTTCCTCCACCAGCGCCGTCTTCTCCTTGAAGCCTCGTGGTTGATCGCCGAGCTCCGGGCATCGGGCGTCGATGTCGCAGAGGCCATCGGCGACGTGCGGGGAGCGTGGCTCGCGCAGCCCGCCCCGTTGCAGGGCGACCGGTGGGGGATGATCCTCGAAGCGCTGCTCTCGACGTCGACCCCGTCGATGCGGGCTGCCGTCGACCTCGCCGACGACGACGACGTGCCCGTGACGTTCCGGGTGACGACACGACTCGAGCTCGCTCGGCTGCTCGTCGACGCGGGCGAGCGCGCCGAGGCCGCCGCCGTGCTCGCCCACGCCCTCGGTGAAGCCGAACGGCTCGGGCATGTTCCGCTCATGCAGACCGTCGGGGCGTTCGCCTCCGCGTCTGGCCTCGCTGCAGCATCCGATTCGTCCCGTGCTGTCGCGGAATCCGATCCGCTCACCGCTCGGGAGAGACAGGTTCTCGAACTGATCGTCGAGGGTCTCAGCAACCGACAGATCGGTGAGCGGCTCTTCATCAGCGTGAAGACCGTGAGCGTCCACGTATCGGCCGTACTGCGAAAGCTCGGTGTCAGCACGCGCACAGAAGCGGCCGTCCTGCAGCAGAAGTCGGGGTTCGGAGCCAGCGGTCAGCCTGCCGTGGTACGTTGAGGACGCGCGTATGTCGGACGTTCCGTCACGGCGCGGGCCGCGCAAGCGGCCGTTTGAAAACAGAAAGTAGAAAACACATGGCCACTGGCACTGTGAAATGGTTCAACGCGGAAAAGGGCTTCGGCTTCATCGCTCCCGATGACGGCACGGACGACCTTTTCGCCCACTACTCGGCAATCGCCGGCTCCGGTTTCAAGGAGCTCCGCGAGAACCAGAAGGTCGAATTCGACGCTGAGCGTGGCCCCAAGGGCATGCAGGCGGCGAACATCCGCGCTCTCTGAGCGCGCGCTGACTTCCTGAAGCCGGTCGGATCCTCACGGATCCGGCCGGCTTTCTGCATTCCCGGGGGCCTCGCGCGGATGCCGGTTCGAGGGCCGGTGCGGGGTCAGTTCCGCATCCGGATGCTGTGCGGGGTCGATTCCGCATCCGATTCGCCCGTCCGCGATGCGTAATTGACCCCGCTCGCCCGTCCATGTCCGGAGGCGGAGGCGGCGGCGAGGGCTCACCGCTCAGCGGGCGCGGTTCCATTCGGTTCACTGGGCTCCGTGCCGTCGGGCGCCGCATCG of Microbacterium sp. LWH13-1.2 contains these proteins:
- a CDS encoding AAA family ATPase, which produces MPPSAPSAAMVGRDAELAIVRGFFDQVVEGVPVAVLVEGEAGIGKSRLLREFGAEVANRADVHVGWCLDLGASRTPFGPLTGILRSIVALMGADRVRDQLGVGVEALGMLLPELNPTDRSQTSPDRLRDAIASLIEAAAELAPQVLVVEDLHWADESTLALLSFLLRTLARGRILLVLTCRTDDVRRGDAVSRFIGESTRARLLERVTVERLDTESVRQLAESITGEPLSDTALERIQERAEGVPFFVEEIAGCSTGPLPGSLRDLLLARFDRLGDDARRVVHVVSGAERPLTHPLVTRLAGLPEARLDEGIREATLSGILVVVDDDYRFRHALLREAVHDDLLPGERARLHRAYAETLEENGTGTDSGDPAALAYHWQLAQDDRRALAAAVTAMLDAKSRFAFASAARFGELALDLWIQVPDAESVVDIERFELLRTLGSVLRNAGDGERALAVVNVALDEVDPATVDPRTYARLLRDKAYYLMNLGREGSIALLHESLEVLDGRVDDDRLRASILNQLASRYMIAGHLDQAIMLATEAGECAVRAGSDDEASIAANVRGGARAHLGDLEAGHREYALALRLAKGTNAEMRYRVNYSDLLGLLGRYRDAVQVAEDGLAPARAFGVERTTGALMTQNMAVPLLEMGEIDRVEGMLARELAQRTLRISHMYSTMTRVRVLSWRGRHEQAAEILREWHPSFEETGRVERQIWYDEVMMRVAVAEGRGDHARALAEVRAMLADAGPVFLHQRRLLLEASWLIAELRASGVDVAEAIGDVRGAWLAQPAPLQGDRWGMILEALLSTSTPSMRAAVDLADDDDVPVTFRVTTRLELARLLVDAGERAEAAAVLAHALGEAERLGHVPLMQTVGAFASASGLAAASDSSRAVAESDPLTARERQVLELIVEGLSNRQIGERLFISVKTVSVHVSAVLRKLGVSTRTEAAVLQQKSGFGASGQPAVVR
- a CDS encoding cold-shock protein: MATGTVKWFNAEKGFGFIAPDDGTDDLFAHYSAIAGSGFKELRENQKVEFDAERGPKGMQAANIRAL